The window CGGTGGACGATGCCGAGTTCGCCTTCGCCTCCGCCGACGCAGCCGTCGCGACGGTGGATGCTGCCGGACGCGTGCTCGGCCACGGGCCGGGACAGACCGTCATCACCGTCTCGGCGGGAGATGCCTCCACCCGGGTCGACGTGACCGTCGAGCCGAACGCGGCTGAGGAATACGAACTGGCGGCCTCCGGGGATGTGAACTCGCTTTCGACGGGAGATGTCGCGGCCTTCCGGCTGGCGGGCCGCGACGGCGGCGGCCGCGAGATCCCCCTCGCGCCGCTCTGGAGCGTGACGCCGAGCGGGGCGAGCGTCGAACCCGTCGATGGACGCGGGCTCTTCGTGGCGGAGGAGCCGGGCACGTACCACGTGACCGCGATCGCGGGCCCGGCCATCGCCCGGACGGTTTCGGTGCGGGTCGGACCCCGCCGCCACACCGCCCGGCTCGAACTCGTCGGCAGCGGGATCACCTCCACGCACCGGGCCGGCGACACCTGGGTGTTCGAGGGCGTGGACGGACGCGACTACGCCTACCTCGGCACCTTCTACCACGACTGGATGAAGGTGTGGGACGTGACGGATCCCGCGCAGCCCGTCCTCACCGACTCGATCCAGCTCGATGCCCGCCGCATCAACGATGTGAAGATCCACCCCAACAACCGCCTCGGGATCGTCACCCGCGAAGGGGCCTCCAGCCGGAGGAACGGGATCGTCCTCCTCGACCTCTCGAATCCCGCCCATCCGGAGATCCTCTCCGAGTACACGGACACGGTGACGGGCGGTGTGCACAACGTCTGGATCCTGGGGGACGAGGACCTCGTCTACGCCTGCCACAACGGCACGAGCGAGATCGTCATCATCGACATCTCCGATCCGGCGAACCCGCGCGAGATCAACCGCTGGGCGCACGACGAACCGATCCGCAGCCTGCACGACGTCATCGTCCAGGACGGATACGCGTACGCGTCGTTTTGGAACGAGGGCATCTACATCCTCGACGCCGGGGCGGGCACGCACGGAGGCACGGCACGCGACCCGAAGCTGGTCTCGCGGTGGGTGTCGGATCAGGGGAACACGCACGTCGCCTGGCGTCACGGCAAGTACCTGTTCGCGGCGGCCGAGATCTACCCGTCCGACTGGGATCCGAACGTGTTCGGCCCCATCGAGGCCCGGGGCTACGTGGAAGTGCTCGACATGACGGATATCGATAGCCCGGTGAAGGTCGCCCACTACACCGTGCCCGAAGCGGGGGCGCACAACCTGTGGAGCGACGACCGCGACCGGCTCTACGTCGGCTACTACCAGGCGGGGCTGCGGGTGCTCGACATTTCGGGCGAACTGCGCGGCGACCTCTACCGCCAGGGCCGCGAGATCGGCGCGATCAAGACGTCATCGCCGGACGCCGCCGTGCCGAACTGGTCGATGACGTGGGGCGCCCAGTTGTTCAAGGGCCGGATCTTCACCTCCGACCTGCACTCCGGCCTGTGGATCGCCCGCCTCGTCGAGGAAGAACTCGTCCCATGACAACGAAAGATGACACCATGAACCGCGCCAACCTCAGGAAGACTGCGTACAGGACCGCCGCCGCGCTGGCCGCCGCGGTGCTCACGTCCGTCTGGCCGCCGTTCGCCGCCGACGTACTCGCCCAGGCGACTCCCGCCCCCGCTTCCGGGCAGCAGGTGGTGCTGGTCACCGGAGCCACCTCCGGCCTCGGCCGCGAACTGGCCCTGCGGCTGGGCGCCCGGGGCGATCACGTCATCGTCCACGGACGCAATGAGGAGCGGGGCGCGGAAGTGGTGGCTGCGATCAACGCGGCCGGACCCGGGAGCGCGCGCTTCTACCGCGCCGATTTCGCGTCTCTAGCCGAGGTTCGCACCTTCGCCGAGACCCTGCTGGACGATTACGACCGGATGGACATCCTGATCAACAACGCGGGGTTCGGGTCCGCGCCGGACGAGCGCTGGGTCACCGAGGACGGGCACGAGTACCGCTTCCAGGTGAACTACCTCTCCACCTTCCTCCTCACGCACATGCTGATGCCGCGGGTTCTCGACAGCGCGCCGTCGCGCATCGTGAACGTGTCGTCGGGCGCGCAGACGCCGATCGACTTCGACGACGTGATGATCGAGAACGACTTCAGCGGCCGCCGCGCCTACGCCCAGAGCAAGCTGGCCCAGATCATGTTCACGCACGATCTGGCCGACGACCTTGCCGGAACGGGCATCGTGGTCGGCTCGCTCCACCCGGCGACCTACA of the Candidatus Palauibacter australiensis genome contains:
- a CDS encoding SDR family NAD(P)-dependent oxidoreductase, translated to MTTKDDTMNRANLRKTAYRTAAALAAAVLTSVWPPFAADVLAQATPAPASGQQVVLVTGATSGLGRELALRLGARGDHVIVHGRNEERGAEVVAAINAAGPGSARFYRADFASLAEVRTFAETLLDDYDRMDILINNAGFGSAPDERWVTEDGHEYRFQVNYLSTFLLTHMLMPRVLDSAPSRIVNVSSGAQTPIDFDDVMIENDFSGRRAYAQSKLAQIMFTHDLADDLAGTGIVVGSLHPATYMPTEMVRRLGATPRATIAEGADAVMQVVDSDDFESGQYFSG
- a CDS encoding Ig-like domain-containing protein: MSLRSGLLASIFAAGVATAGPPAVDAQERVYAVASPAELELEVGASFQLMAEIQGTAEEGAASEVRWFAADEGVTVTPEGVVTAVRPGESRVAAMFRGQPSWVTIRVPRLEPASIEARLAGPVYAGATAALHLEAYTAPGTAVDDAEFAFASADAAVATVDAAGRVLGHGPGQTVITVSAGDASTRVDVTVEPNAAEEYELAASGDVNSLSTGDVAAFRLAGRDGGGREIPLAPLWSVTPSGASVEPVDGRGLFVAEEPGTYHVTAIAGPAIARTVSVRVGPRRHTARLELVGSGITSTHRAGDTWVFEGVDGRDYAYLGTFYHDWMKVWDVTDPAQPVLTDSIQLDARRINDVKIHPNNRLGIVTREGASSRRNGIVLLDLSNPAHPEILSEYTDTVTGGVHNVWILGDEDLVYACHNGTSEIVIIDISDPANPREINRWAHDEPIRSLHDVIVQDGYAYASFWNEGIYILDAGAGTHGGTARDPKLVSRWVSDQGNTHVAWRHGKYLFAAAEIYPSDWDPNVFGPIEARGYVEVLDMTDIDSPVKVAHYTVPEAGAHNLWSDDRDRLYVGYYQAGLRVLDISGELRGDLYRQGREIGAIKTSSPDAAVPNWSMTWGAQLFKGRIFTSDLHSGLWIARLVEEELVP